In the Aquimarina spinulae genome, TATTTGGGGTTACATTAATCTTTCTAACTCTTTCTCTAATTGTTGCAAAAACATTTTACTATTTTCAATAGTTTGTTTTTGGTGAGAAATTGCAATTCGTATCATATCTTTAAGTATTTGCTTATTTGGATCTTTTTTTCTCCTATCTCTTATATTAACAATTGTATTATAATGAACATTGTGTTCTTTTGCTATAGCTTTTATCTGTGATGCGGTTAGTGTATCTTTTAATAATTTAGATAGTAAACCACTTATAGGAGTACGACTGCTTATTGCCATATCTTTCAAGAATTTTTTTACATGTTAATTCAATAGCATACAAATCATAAATTGTTAATACTGTTTTCATATATTTGTTTCTTAGTTATTGTTTTACAGTGTTAAAAATACGAAATAAAATTCGCATATACAATATTTATTTCGTATTTATTATAATTCACACAATATTTATTATGAAAATAGGCGATAGAATAAGGAAAGTAATGGAGTTCAAAAACATGAACTACAGATCTTTAGGTATTTTACTGGATTATTCAGATGGCCAAACTAGAAATATCATGATAAATAAATCTGTTCCGAAAATTGACTTTGTACAAAACCTATTACGCGCTTTTCCTGAAATAAATGTCAACTGGCTGATAACTGGTGAAGGTAGAATGCTTGACGATGTATCAGAAAACCAAAAGGTTACAG is a window encoding:
- a CDS encoding helix-turn-helix transcriptional regulator, with translation MKIGDRIRKVMEFKNMNYRSLGILLDYSDGQTRNIMINKSVPKIDFVQNLLRAFPEINVNWLITGEGRMLDDVSENQKVTDYSKLDNIELIKHLLERKDELIQDETFKDYVRMVMELIMADDEREKKNKALEELKEIAIKKYSKRS